The Oncorhynchus nerka isolate Pitt River linkage group LG24, Oner_Uvic_2.0, whole genome shotgun sequence genome has a window encoding:
- the LOC115107595 gene encoding TATA box-binding protein-associated factor RNA polymerase I subunit A-like isoform X2: MLEYSSLLLQSVSYLRDRCPSTATVELTCTNVISITLESDLQKALGVVLDLLDLSSWRRNLNVWNHLMTIVKRLRPRKQWLKIVAEELVNRIDWWLAMHFTTFQARRDLAVNGVLLEVKCFVLGAFCPRYAFMYRGVGKDTQKEVTSEAQKTKRSEKDKESKTAKAQKRMRKESSL, encoded by the exons ATGCTGGAATACAGTTCTCTTCTGCTACAGTCCG TGTCTTatctacgggatcggtgtccctccactgcgacagttgagctaacgtgcactaatgtgattagcataacatt AGAGAGTGATCTTCAGAAGGCTCTAGGTGTTGTTCTGGATCTCCTGGACTTATCCAGTTGGAGGAGAAACTTGAATGTCTGGAACCATTTGATGACCATCGTGAAGAGGCTGAGGCccag AAAACAATGGCTGAAGATTGTTGCAGAGGAGTTGGTGAACAGAATAGACTGGTGGCTAGCAATGCACTTCACAACATTCCAGGCCAGGAGAGACTTGGCAGTGAATGGGGTGCTACTGGAAGTGAAGTGCTTTGTGCTTGGAGCCTTTTGTCCTCGCT ATGCCTTCATGTACCGTGGTGTAGGTAAGGACACCCAAAAAGAAGTTACTTCCGAGGCGCAGAAGACTAAAAGGTCAGAGAAGGATAAGGAATCCAAGACGGCTAAGGCTCAGAAGAGAATGCGGAAAGAAAGCTCACTTTGA
- the LOC115107595 gene encoding TATA box-binding protein-associated factor RNA polymerase I subunit A-like isoform X1 codes for MTMPMTTVCLPNAHVYLYRYMKKCNHPSNKLLSAQALGPAYIGPKSRVNAGIQFSSATVRESDLQKALGVVLDLLDLSSWRRNLNVWNHLMTIVKRLRPRKQWLKIVAEELVNRIDWWLAMHFTTFQARRDLAVNGVLLEVKCFVLGAFCPRYAFMYRGVGKDTQKEVTSEAQKTKRSEKDKESKTAKAQKRMRKESSL; via the exons ATGACTATGCCTATGACAACAGTTTGCCTCCCCAATGCCCATGTCTACCTCTACCGGTACATGAAGAAATGCAACCACCCATCAAATAAACTGCTCAGTGCTCAAG CCTTAGGTCCTGCATACATTGGTCCCAAGTCACGAGTTAATGCTGGAATACAGTTCTCTTCTGCTACAGTCCG AGAGAGTGATCTTCAGAAGGCTCTAGGTGTTGTTCTGGATCTCCTGGACTTATCCAGTTGGAGGAGAAACTTGAATGTCTGGAACCATTTGATGACCATCGTGAAGAGGCTGAGGCccag AAAACAATGGCTGAAGATTGTTGCAGAGGAGTTGGTGAACAGAATAGACTGGTGGCTAGCAATGCACTTCACAACATTCCAGGCCAGGAGAGACTTGGCAGTGAATGGGGTGCTACTGGAAGTGAAGTGCTTTGTGCTTGGAGCCTTTTGTCCTCGCT ATGCCTTCATGTACCGTGGTGTAGGTAAGGACACCCAAAAAGAAGTTACTTCCGAGGCGCAGAAGACTAAAAGGTCAGAGAAGGATAAGGAATCCAAGACGGCTAAGGCTCAGAAGAGAATGCGGAAAGAAAGCTCACTTTGA